TGCGGACCTTAGAAAGCCTACCCAGCATGAGTGGTTCCATATACCTCATTTTCCGGGTTTGTCGAATGTTCTGTTAGGCCAGGCACCGCTGGAAAACGCCATCCATTATGTGGAAGATGCACTTGTGCACGTGCTTCCGGCCGGCCCGCTTCCCCCGAATCCGTCAGAGCTCCTGGGCAGTTTAGATATGCAGCAGTTCATGGTCATTTTACAAAAAGATTATGATATGGTCCTGATCGACTCCCCTCCTATCCTGCCGGTCAGTGACGGACTCGTTTTGTCCCGGTTGGCAGACGGCGTTCTGCTTGTGATCCGCTCCGGTAAAACATCGCAGGAAAAAGCGAGGAAAGCCAAATCGCAGCTCGATCATGTCAAAGCTCATTTGATTGGCAGCGTCTTTAATGCCCATAACCTCAAGCAGCGGGCATATCAGTATGATTGACATCAAAAGAAAGCAAAGGAGAGATCCGGGATGGGAGTTGAAATGAAGCTCATTGCAAAGGAAAGCTTGCTGCGGC
This Paenibacillus larvae subsp. larvae DNA region includes the following protein-coding sequences:
- a CDS encoding CpsD/CapB family tyrosine-protein kinase; this encodes MRARKPVRHLFCLDHSKSIAAEVFRTLRTNIRYTGLSRPIHSLVITSSLPGEGKSTVAANLAVAMAQEKKRILLVDADLRKPTQHEWFHIPHFPGLSNVLLGQAPLENAIHYVEDALVHVLPAGPLPPNPSELLGSLDMQQFMVILQKDYDMVLIDSPPILPVSDGLVLSRLADGVLLVIRSGKTSQEKARKAKSQLDHVKAHLIGSVFNAHNLKQRAYQYD